In the Lates calcarifer isolate ASB-BC8 linkage group LG24, TLL_Latcal_v3, whole genome shotgun sequence genome, one interval contains:
- the LOC108884993 gene encoding uncharacterized protein LOC108884993 isoform X6, giving the protein MSDKKKISVIILGGGDSSRRDLTARILERDGSDLQPKETEDKHEKYGNDTCEVTCLLNDKTAHENIKKLNQQPDVCLLLLEDGFSTDTVQQQIDDLHKSTGIHKEKIRVVLPLSHAGKDHSSSLCKFHTMEEVCSEVRKLTEDTNLKPNNKRKLDSPQQQPDQQPEQQPDQQPEQQSDQQPDQQPDQQSDQQSESEQSESQTETTDGRPSKVFKTEEERVNLVLLGMTGTGKSATGNTILRDKHFTSRPSSNPVTTECKAVEREICGTAVRVIDTPDIFDDEISDEVRREHVKRCKDLCQSEPCVYLLVMQVGRFTDGERDIMTKLERAVGEGVHKQTIILFTCGEELQRAEMTLEDFLDSCQPDLKRIIEKCNNRCVLFENSPVLTDPKQVETLMQTVREMPPITRGHDHSRCILM; this is encoded by the exons ATGTCTGACA agaagAAGATTTCAGTTATTATCCTGGGAGGTGGAGATTCATCAAGGAGAGACCTGACAGCCAGGATCTTAGAGAGAGATGGATCTGATCTACAGCCAAAAGAAACTGAGGATAAACATGAGAAATATGGAAATGATACATGTGAAGTCACATGTCTTCTCAATGATAAAACAGCACATGAGaacattaaaaagttaaatcaaCAACCTGAcgtgtgtttgttgctgttagAGGACGGGTTTTCAACAGACACAGTTCAGCAGCAAATAGATGATCTACACAAGTCGACAGGAATACATAAAGAAAAGATCAGAGTGGTGCTGCCACTCAGCCATGCAGGCAAAGATCATTCAAGCTCCCTGTGCAAGTTCCACACCATGGAGGAGGTCTGCAGTGAAGTGAGGAAACTGACTGAAGACACAAATCTGAAGCCAAACAACAAGAG GAAATTAGACAGTCCTCAGCAACAGCCTGATCAACAGCCTGAGCAACAGCCTGATCAACAGCCTGAGCAACAGTCTGATCAACAGCCTGATCAACAGCCTGATCAacagtctgatcaacagtctgAATCTGAACAGTCTGAGTCACAAACGGAGACGACAG ATGGCAGACCTAGCAAAGTATTTAAAACTGAGGAAGAAAGAGTGAACCTTGTTCTGCTGGGAATGACCGGGACTGGGAAGAGTGCGACTGGAAACACAATCCTCAGAGACAAACACTTCACATCAAGACCCAGTTCTAATCCAGTTACCACAGAGTGTAAAGCAGTAGAAAGGGAGATATGTGGTACTGCTGTACGAGTGATTGATACTCCAGATATCTTTGATGATGAGATCAGTGATGAAGTCAGACGTGAACATGTAAAAAGGTGCAAAGATCTGTGTCAGTCAGAGCCTTGTGTTTACTTACTGGTGATGCAGGTTGGCAGGTTTACAGACGGTGAGAGAGACATCATGACAAAGTTAGAGAGAGCTGTTGGTGAAGGagttcacaaacaaacaatcatcCTGTTCACCTGTGGTGAAGAGCTGCAGCGAGCAGAAATGACTTTAGAGGATTTTCTAGATTCCTGCCAACCTGATCTGAAGAGAATAATAGAGAAGTGCAACAACAGGTGTGTTCTGTTTGAGAACTCACCTGTTCTCACTGATCCAAAACAAGTGGAAACCTTAATGCAGACAGTGCGTGAAATGCCTCCAATAACCAGAGGACATGATCACAGTCGTTGTATTCTGATGTAA
- the LOC108884993 gene encoding GTPase IMAP family member 8 isoform X1: MSDKKKISVIILGGGDSSRRDLTARILERDGSDLQPKETEDKHEKYGNDTCEVTCLLNDKTAHENIKKLNQQPDVCLLLLEDGFSTDTVQQQIDDLHKSTGIHKEKIRVVLPLSHAGKDHSSSLCKFHTMEEVCSEVRKLTEDTNLKPNNKRNDEENKADRETENDRPQASQTETEETEKLDSPQQQPDQQPEQQPDQQPEQQSDQQPDQQPDQQSDQQSESEQSESQTETTDGRPSKVFKTEEERVNLVLLGMTGTGKSATGNTILRDKHFTSRPSSNPVTTECKAVEREICGTAVRVIDTPDIFDDEISDEVRREHVKRCKDLCQSEPCVYLLVMQVGRFTDGERDIMTKLERAVGEGVHKQTIILFTCGEELQRAEMTLEDFLDSCQPDLKRIIEKCNNRCVLFENSPVLTDPKQVETLMQTVREMPPITRGHDHSRCILM, from the exons ATGTCTGACA agaagAAGATTTCAGTTATTATCCTGGGAGGTGGAGATTCATCAAGGAGAGACCTGACAGCCAGGATCTTAGAGAGAGATGGATCTGATCTACAGCCAAAAGAAACTGAGGATAAACATGAGAAATATGGAAATGATACATGTGAAGTCACATGTCTTCTCAATGATAAAACAGCACATGAGaacattaaaaagttaaatcaaCAACCTGAcgtgtgtttgttgctgttagAGGACGGGTTTTCAACAGACACAGTTCAGCAGCAAATAGATGATCTACACAAGTCGACAGGAATACATAAAGAAAAGATCAGAGTGGTGCTGCCACTCAGCCATGCAGGCAAAGATCATTCAAGCTCCCTGTGCAAGTTCCACACCATGGAGGAGGTCTGCAGTGAAGTGAGGAAACTGACTGAAGACACAAATCTGAAGCCAAACAACAAGAG GAATGATGAAGAGAacaaggcagacagagagacagagaacgaCAGACCCCAGGccagtcagacagagacagaggagactga GAAATTAGACAGTCCTCAGCAACAGCCTGATCAACAGCCTGAGCAACAGCCTGATCAACAGCCTGAGCAACAGTCTGATCAACAGCCTGATCAACAGCCTGATCAacagtctgatcaacagtctgAATCTGAACAGTCTGAGTCACAAACGGAGACGACAG ATGGCAGACCTAGCAAAGTATTTAAAACTGAGGAAGAAAGAGTGAACCTTGTTCTGCTGGGAATGACCGGGACTGGGAAGAGTGCGACTGGAAACACAATCCTCAGAGACAAACACTTCACATCAAGACCCAGTTCTAATCCAGTTACCACAGAGTGTAAAGCAGTAGAAAGGGAGATATGTGGTACTGCTGTACGAGTGATTGATACTCCAGATATCTTTGATGATGAGATCAGTGATGAAGTCAGACGTGAACATGTAAAAAGGTGCAAAGATCTGTGTCAGTCAGAGCCTTGTGTTTACTTACTGGTGATGCAGGTTGGCAGGTTTACAGACGGTGAGAGAGACATCATGACAAAGTTAGAGAGAGCTGTTGGTGAAGGagttcacaaacaaacaatcatcCTGTTCACCTGTGGTGAAGAGCTGCAGCGAGCAGAAATGACTTTAGAGGATTTTCTAGATTCCTGCCAACCTGATCTGAAGAGAATAATAGAGAAGTGCAACAACAGGTGTGTTCTGTTTGAGAACTCACCTGTTCTCACTGATCCAAAACAAGTGGAAACCTTAATGCAGACAGTGCGTGAAATGCCTCCAATAACCAGAGGACATGATCACAGTCGTTGTATTCTGATGTAA